The region aatttaattctGTTACGCTCCTCCAACCGGCTCTGGTTCGGTTCTCTCTTCTGTTTCACGGAATTCAAGTGTCGAATTTAGCAGAACACGTCTATAAAGAGTGCTCGGTTCCTGTCAGCTGTCAAACACGTGCGCGACGATCAAAATATATGCGGGAATTACGGCACAAACTCATGTATACAACAGTGATAGAACGGGATAGGGTTTTATTTACGCATTGGATAAATTCCGTTCTTCTGGTATTCTGCTCTGCCGTCTATGGAGAACACTTGGCGGGTTCACCATTTGTTGAAATACTATTAATCTATCCAGAACTTATCCTCATCTTGCTTGGATCACAAACCTGTATTTAGTGGGTTATAGATTTGAGTCTGTGAATATGGCTAGGGCGAAAATGTCTGGATTCACCATttgtcggggtcaccatttGTTGTTTTACTCTTGTTATCTTCTATGATAGTTTTCCCTGACAACCCCTCTTCCATAGTTTGTAAGATGAAATTGGAAACATCCTCTGCGTTccatttacgagtatatctaTTGATATCAATTGTAATATCAGTGTATCATTCTGCCCATCATCATGACTGTCAATATCGAATACGAGTagtctgttttttgtttgtttttttccgtGGGTGGACTCGTCTTGGTGGGTGTCAGAGGGTAGTGACAGCATTTAAGCATTCCCCTAATTGTTTGCTGTTGACTTGTTCCATCTGCTCCACTGCTTGTTGTGTGTTCTGTTCGATGATAAGCCCTTGACTTCACTTCTCTTCCACTGGGAACATAATTGACAAATTTGCACTTGAACTACTGTGTGGATGGATGCGGAGGGGGTGGCTGGGGGGTGCTGGTGTGCcaatccaataaaaaatatacagcaGAGAAAGAGTAGTTGTTCTTGGAGGTGGAAGGAGCGGAAGCAGCAGATAATGGCTTGGCTTGCAACATTGGGGAACGAATGGGGAAAGTGTTATGGCCTCTTATCAGGCATTGACCGAGCTACCGACCGACCAGAGTCTTATCACCTTATCACCTCCACCTGAATCAATGACTAATCTCTTATAATAATACCCTTCTCtgttcctctcctctccttcgGTTCTGTTCTATTCTGCACAGGCTTATGGACCCATTCCAGACCTCACCGTAAACGTGATCAATCAGCGCGAACTGCTCTTCGGCCTCACGCTCGATGCGGGCGGAGAGAGCTGGCAGCTGAGTATCTGCATCAATTGCAAGGATGTGCTGTGCGCCAAGCGCCTCacagccggagccggagctggagccgtgGCGGGGGCCACGTCCAACCAATACCTCATCAACAGCACGCTGCTGAGCAACGGCGAGGAGCTTGCCCAGCGACGCGGCCTCAAGTCATATTCGGAGACGTTCGATCTGCTGGTCATGATCAGCGGTGTCCTCTCCCCGCCACCACCGGCCACGGGCATGGCCGCCTCGTCATCGAGCCTCAGCATTGGCTCGCTGGCGGGCAATCCGCTGGACATGAAGCAGCAGCGCCtgcgacagctgctggccaacaagCAGGCGCGCCTGCAGGAGGAGATCAAAAAGACGAACGAGCGCATCGAGCGGTATGCGGGAACGGAGTTCGAGCTGCTGAAGAGCTTCCGGGAGAAGGCGGACCAGGACTGCGCCCAGTTGATGCACCACATCCGGCAGGTGCCGGAGCATGTGGCAGAGCTTCTCGATGGGGGCATGACCCCCGCCCTGGAGGTGACCGGCAATTGGCTGCCCAGTGCAGCCGGTGCCAGGCGTCGGAATACGATAAGCAGCCGTCGGGAGCTCAGCAACCCCACCACGCCCACCACCACCCTCAACCATCCCCCCAACTTCCTGGCGTtgaaccaacagcagcagcagcagcaaccctcACAGCCATCGCAGCCCCAGCTGCAGCCATTGTCCAGTGCCGCCTCCTCGATGGCCAGCGTCAGATTGAGGAAGATGTCCAACTTCGATACGCCGCCCGCCACGCCAGAAGCCACGCCGATGAGCGTCGGCAACAGTCCCACTTtcagacagcagcaacagcagcagcagtcgtcgGTGGCAGCTGCCCCACACCTGCTTGCCACACACGGCggtggaggaggacgaggagtcACTGCGAACGGGGAGGACGATGCTGATGACTGCCTGTTCGACCTGGAGGATGTAGAGGAGTATACGGTGCCGCAGCCAGTGCCCGTACCCGTGCAATCCGGATATCCACACACCCTGATGTAC is a window of Drosophila pseudoobscura strain MV-25-SWS-2005 chromosome 3, UCI_Dpse_MV25, whole genome shotgun sequence DNA encoding:
- the PRAS40 gene encoding uncharacterized protein PRAS40 encodes the protein MSISCKCSNFVATSSKLQTIRSFDVTVSPSPMPGIEAEAGAVLSTRLSQVFQEKYPRDFPFYTEFMDFFKHAYGPIPDLTVNVINQRELLFGLTLDAGGESWQLSICINCKDVLCAKRLTAGAGAGAVAGATSNQYLINSTLLSNGEELAQRRGLKSYSETFDLLVMISGVLSPPPPATGMAASSSSLSIGSLAGNPLDMKQQRLRQLLANKQARLQEEIKKTNERIERYAGTEFELLKSFREKADQDCAQLMHHIRQVPEHVAELLDGGMTPALEVTGNWLPSAAGARRRNTISSRRELSNPTTPTTTLNHPPNFLALNQQQQQQQPSQPSQPQLQPLSSAASSMASVRLRKMSNFDTPPATPEATPMSVGNSPTFRQQQQQQQSSVAAAPHLLATHGGGGGRGVTANGEDDADDCLFDLEDVEEYTVPQPVPVPVQSGYPHTLMYQRVHSIQPMQNGMVDDLDEADTADEAEDALDLDSSVSIPVGRAGRPTQAQLMNFARSLPIEMPNSTLAERAAVANNNNNNFALGCEEGLDNIDIAASIQALTKSVHGEAVFGDLPRPRLRSQIEG